The following are encoded together in the Dyella terrae genome:
- a CDS encoding flagellar protein FliT — protein MVDAVHATLLAMSERMLAAARGDDWEAVAILEAERSQQIALLSTTESEVLPLFKTLLAHTEEVRELARGQRDRLGADLQEHQHRHRALSAYLHAGHE, from the coding sequence ATGGTGGACGCCGTGCACGCGACCCTGCTGGCTATGAGCGAACGCATGCTGGCCGCCGCCCGTGGGGATGACTGGGAGGCCGTAGCAATCCTCGAAGCCGAACGTAGCCAGCAGATCGCCTTGCTCTCCACCACGGAGTCCGAGGTGTTGCCGTTGTTCAAGACGCTGCTGGCCCACACCGAAGAAGTGCGCGAGCTGGCCCGGGGTCAGCGCGATCGCCTGGGTGCCGATCTTCAGGAACATCAGCATCGCCATCGCGCACTCAGCGCGTACCTGCACGCGGGCCACGAGTAA
- the fliE gene encoding flagellar hook-basal body complex protein FliE gives MSQIDVNNLLSQMRQLTLQTKPTEQAFTAAAPGQTDFASLLKKSISSVADAQMDAGNQAASFERGDDGADLAKTMVAINKADLSLNTLTQVRNKVVDAYNNIMNMPV, from the coding sequence ATGAGTCAGATCGACGTCAACAACCTGCTGTCGCAGATGCGCCAGCTCACTTTGCAGACCAAGCCGACCGAGCAGGCATTTACTGCGGCGGCACCGGGGCAGACGGATTTCGCCAGCCTGCTGAAGAAGTCGATCTCGTCGGTAGCCGATGCACAGATGGATGCCGGAAACCAGGCAGCAAGTTTCGAGCGTGGCGACGACGGTGCTGATCTCGCCAAGACCATGGTGGCCATCAACAAGGCCGATCTTTCGTTGAACACGTTGACCCAGGTGCGAAACAAAGTGGTCGACGCCTACAACAACATCATGAACATGCCGGTTTGA
- the fliS gene encoding flagellar export chaperone FliS: MTYGYMRNASALYQDTSARGSVEGADRHQLTGMLFDGVIDRITQARGAIRRGDVPAKGTHFGRAHAIIGELRGSLDHEQGGPLAGRLDALYDYVSRRLLHAQLNNDERAIDEVVDLLTPVRDAWRQIRDDFLAAQSRAPSVAA; this comes from the coding sequence ATGACCTACGGCTATATGCGCAACGCCAGTGCGCTCTATCAGGACACCAGTGCGCGCGGCAGCGTGGAAGGCGCCGATCGTCACCAACTGACCGGCATGCTGTTCGACGGCGTGATCGACCGCATCACCCAGGCTCGCGGCGCCATCCGGCGTGGCGACGTGCCGGCCAAAGGCACGCACTTCGGCCGCGCGCACGCCATCATCGGCGAACTGCGCGGCAGCCTCGACCACGAGCAGGGCGGCCCTTTGGCGGGGCGGTTGGATGCGCTTTACGACTATGTCAGCCGTCGCCTGTTGCATGCCCAGCTCAACAATGACGAGCGGGCCATCGACGAAGTAGTGGATCTGCTTACGCCGGTGCGCGATGCCTGGCGCCAGATCCGCGACGATTTTCTGGCAGCGCAAAGCCGCGCGCCCAGCGTGGCGGCCTGA
- a CDS encoding flagellar hook-length control protein FliK codes for MQGDTSQDFSRPLQQAQRQWARQNDPSPAAPAKQPSPKAASSQAQPQAKAKDKAGAKDDDKPTSPTPDAAAAMLALLGQSVPASAAPTAVSADGDDAVDATTGGTGGSTLGALPTTPAGLSLLGAMQANAQPAAANTNTFTKAMDGIQDKSLSMLAQGANDGDDSADATTTTATQGAKSDAFTAALQTLTTSSKQDDGSDSLDALKNLAAMAAPPQPALQANVATTPAAHVLTMQSSVGTPAFGQELSQQVTWLGGQDVKEARIRLHPEDLGELDVKVSVKQDHVDVAFIAQHPQAVHAVQQTLGQLDSMLAHHGLSLGQAQVGQGNSGQGSGSSGGAASGSGSGLAEDAGELASVVAPVVKAVGLVDMFA; via the coding sequence GTGCAGGGCGATACCAGCCAGGATTTCAGCAGGCCGTTGCAGCAGGCGCAGCGGCAATGGGCACGACAGAACGATCCGTCGCCCGCAGCGCCGGCGAAGCAGCCATCGCCGAAAGCGGCATCGTCTCAGGCGCAGCCGCAGGCAAAAGCCAAGGACAAGGCAGGCGCGAAGGACGACGACAAACCAACGTCACCCACACCCGATGCTGCCGCGGCCATGCTCGCCTTGTTGGGTCAGAGCGTGCCGGCATCGGCAGCGCCTACCGCGGTATCCGCGGATGGGGATGACGCCGTGGATGCCACGACCGGTGGAACGGGCGGCTCGACCCTCGGCGCTCTGCCCACAACTCCGGCCGGGCTGTCGTTGCTCGGTGCGATGCAGGCGAACGCCCAGCCGGCGGCCGCCAACACGAATACGTTCACCAAGGCCATGGATGGCATCCAAGACAAGAGCCTGTCCATGCTCGCGCAGGGCGCGAATGACGGCGACGACAGTGCTGACGCCACGACCACCACGGCCACGCAGGGCGCCAAGAGCGACGCATTCACCGCTGCCCTGCAGACCTTAACCACGTCGTCGAAGCAGGACGATGGCAGTGATTCGCTTGATGCCCTGAAGAACCTCGCCGCCATGGCCGCGCCACCGCAGCCTGCCTTGCAGGCCAATGTGGCCACCACGCCTGCAGCGCATGTGTTGACCATGCAGTCCAGCGTGGGCACACCGGCCTTCGGTCAGGAGTTGAGCCAACAGGTCACCTGGCTTGGCGGTCAGGACGTGAAGGAGGCGCGCATTCGCCTGCATCCCGAAGACCTCGGTGAGCTCGACGTCAAGGTGAGTGTGAAGCAGGACCACGTGGATGTGGCTTTCATCGCGCAACATCCACAAGCGGTACATGCGGTGCAGCAGACGCTCGGCCAGTTGGATTCGATGCTGGCCCATCATGGTTTGTCGTTGGGGCAGGCGCAGGTGGGGCAGGGGAATTCGGGGCAGGGGTCGGGGAGTTCTGGTGGGGCGGCGTCGGGAAGTGGGAGTGGGCTTGCCGAGGATGCGGGTGAGTTGGCTTCTGTGGTGGCGCCGGTGGTGAAGGCGGTGGGGTTGGTGGATATGTTTGCCTGA
- the fliF gene encoding flagellar basal-body MS-ring/collar protein FliF, translating to MADNALATTDEQPGSRLDLKQLVRTPASRQLLLLVGVAAAVALGVAVVLWSRGPNYGLLYAGLEQKDAAAVTQALQASNTPYTLGADGTSIMVPASDLAAIRLKLASQGLPQGSSATTAVPGGDSPFGMSDLAERTRYQQMLETDLGSTIAGLQSVRAARVHLALPKPSAFIRDNKEASASVLVTLYPGRQLDASQVAAIVHLVASSVPNLDPKQVSVVDQQGQLLTTTDAGSASAIGDTRLRLATRIENTYAQRIEELLTPLVGPGKVRAQVYADLDFSETEKATETFDHEHPALRSEQTNSESHVGQANDASVPGALSNQPPNNVAQPTAAKPAAGKGANGKAAATTAQSNAPGDTSSSATRNYELDRTISHVSDPAGRLARLTVAVVLDNKTVASDKGAPKSVPFTPQELEHLTTLTRNAVGYNETRGDNVSVINQPFHQDPNADMATPTQPFWERPGMLDLIKQAAGILVALLVAFGLLRPLLRGLSRAPTPGRELALAGAGPGAPTISVRVDDEDVGDDLVKLGGVPPQLAYEQRIGLARRMVSENPKQVAQVVKSWVGEDGG from the coding sequence ATGGCCGATAACGCCCTAGCGACCACCGACGAGCAGCCCGGTTCTCGCCTGGATCTCAAGCAGCTCGTGCGCACGCCGGCATCGCGGCAATTGCTGCTGCTGGTGGGTGTCGCCGCGGCGGTCGCCCTTGGCGTCGCCGTGGTGCTGTGGTCCCGCGGGCCCAACTACGGCTTGCTGTATGCGGGCCTTGAGCAGAAGGATGCCGCCGCCGTCACGCAGGCGTTGCAGGCGTCGAACACGCCGTACACATTGGGTGCGGATGGCACGTCCATCATGGTGCCCGCGTCCGATCTGGCCGCGATCCGCCTCAAGCTTGCGTCGCAGGGCCTGCCGCAGGGCAGTTCGGCGACGACCGCGGTACCCGGTGGCGACTCTCCGTTCGGCATGAGTGATCTGGCCGAACGCACGCGTTACCAGCAGATGTTGGAAACGGATCTGGGTAGCACTATTGCCGGTTTGCAGTCGGTGCGCGCAGCGCGTGTGCATCTGGCGTTGCCCAAGCCCTCGGCCTTTATTCGCGACAACAAGGAAGCGAGTGCCTCGGTACTGGTGACGCTGTATCCCGGCCGTCAGCTCGACGCGAGCCAGGTGGCAGCGATCGTGCATCTTGTCGCTTCCAGCGTGCCCAACCTCGATCCCAAGCAGGTGTCGGTGGTTGATCAGCAGGGTCAACTGCTCACCACCACGGATGCCGGCAGCGCCAGCGCCATCGGCGACACGCGCCTGCGTCTGGCCACGCGCATCGAAAACACCTACGCGCAGCGCATTGAAGAACTGCTGACGCCACTGGTTGGTCCGGGCAAGGTGCGTGCGCAAGTGTATGCGGACCTGGATTTCAGTGAGACTGAAAAGGCGACCGAAACGTTCGATCACGAACATCCCGCGCTGCGCAGCGAACAGACCAACAGCGAAAGCCACGTGGGTCAGGCGAACGATGCGTCGGTGCCGGGCGCGCTGAGCAACCAGCCACCGAACAACGTGGCGCAGCCGACGGCGGCCAAGCCTGCGGCGGGCAAGGGTGCGAATGGCAAAGCGGCGGCGACCACGGCGCAGAGCAACGCCCCGGGCGACACGTCGAGCAGCGCCACGCGCAACTACGAACTCGATCGCACCATCAGCCATGTCAGTGATCCCGCTGGCCGACTTGCGCGCCTTACGGTGGCGGTGGTGCTCGACAACAAGACTGTGGCCAGTGACAAGGGCGCGCCCAAAAGCGTGCCGTTCACGCCACAGGAACTGGAACACCTCACCACACTCACGCGCAACGCCGTTGGCTACAACGAAACACGCGGTGACAACGTGAGCGTGATCAACCAGCCGTTCCATCAAGACCCCAACGCCGACATGGCTACGCCCACGCAGCCGTTCTGGGAGCGGCCCGGCATGCTCGACCTGATCAAGCAGGCCGCCGGCATTCTGGTAGCGCTACTGGTGGCCTTCGGTCTGCTGCGTCCGCTGTTGCGCGGCTTGTCGCGCGCGCCGACGCCGGGTCGTGAACTGGCCCTGGCGGGCGCCGGTCCCGGTGCGCCCACCATTTCGGTGCGCGTGGACGATGAAGACGTAGGCGACGACCTGGTCAAGCTCGGCGGCGTGCCGCCGCAGCTTGCCTATGAACAACGCATTGGTTTGGCGCGCCGCATGGTGAGCGAGAACCCCAAGCAGGTCGCGCAGGTGGTCAAGAGCTGGGTGGGCGAAGATGGCGGCTGA
- a CDS encoding flagellar assembly protein FliH has translation MSAVMNRDDWKAFERWLPPEVGETAAPEPAPVETVQQPTVRDLEALEEQAREEGYAAGHAQGMAEARDVLQERMQRLDALLESAARPLRSMDELVELELARLAMTVARQVLAHELRTAPDLVVEAVRQAALALPSATGNLRVRLHPDDLALLRSLDMVESHWQLLPDNSLQRGDCLLESERSRLDARVETRLAAVVDAVLGAEAEETDEDADEVRG, from the coding sequence ATGAGCGCCGTGATGAACAGGGACGATTGGAAAGCATTCGAGCGTTGGCTTCCACCAGAGGTCGGTGAGACGGCTGCGCCGGAACCGGCTCCCGTGGAGACCGTCCAGCAACCGACCGTGCGCGATCTGGAGGCATTGGAAGAACAAGCGCGCGAGGAAGGCTACGCCGCCGGCCATGCCCAGGGCATGGCGGAGGCGCGCGACGTGCTGCAGGAACGCATGCAGCGTCTTGATGCCTTGCTGGAGTCAGCGGCGCGTCCGCTGCGCAGCATGGACGAGCTGGTAGAACTGGAACTGGCGCGCCTGGCCATGACGGTCGCGCGCCAGGTATTGGCGCACGAGTTGCGCACCGCGCCCGATCTGGTGGTGGAAGCCGTGCGGCAGGCTGCACTGGCGCTGCCGTCTGCAACGGGCAACCTGCGTGTACGCCTGCATCCGGACGATCTGGCGCTGCTGCGCTCGCTGGACATGGTGGAGTCGCATTGGCAGTTGCTGCCGGACAACAGCCTCCAGCGCGGCGACTGCCTGCTGGAGAGCGAACGCTCGCGCCTGGACGCGCGCGTCGAAACGCGGCTCGCCGCCGTGGTCGATGCCGTGCTCGGTGCCGAAGCCGAAGAAACCGATGAAGATGCCGACGAGGTGCGCGGATGA
- the fliM gene encoding flagellar motor switch protein FliM, with protein sequence MSDLLSQEEIDALLDGVEGGAVETGNDEPLPPDAVITYDFTQQDRIVRGRLPTLEMVNDRFARFFRSALFGVLRKTCEVSVLGVKMVKFAEYVHALTVPSNLNLVRIKPLRGTALVVMEPRLVFTVIDNFFGGDGRFHARIEGRDFTPTENRVIQIVLTELFASMVEAWAPVLPLNFEYLNSEINPQFANIVSPTETVVVSKFHIELDGGGGEIHLTLPYAMVEPIRTLLDAGVQSDRVDRDHRWAETLQDEVIDAEVELSSLLLETRLSIGEFLRLRPGDVIPIQLPEFSTVFAEDVPIFRGIYGQNNGRTAVRFHAQTGRREVRLSTETTLEIDPA encoded by the coding sequence ATGAGCGACCTGCTTTCACAAGAAGAAATCGATGCCCTGCTGGACGGCGTGGAAGGTGGTGCCGTCGAAACGGGTAACGACGAGCCGTTGCCTCCCGATGCGGTGATTACGTACGACTTCACGCAGCAGGATCGCATCGTCCGTGGTCGCCTGCCGACGCTGGAGATGGTCAACGACCGTTTCGCGCGTTTCTTCCGCAGTGCGCTGTTCGGCGTGTTGCGCAAGACCTGTGAGGTATCGGTGCTCGGCGTGAAGATGGTCAAATTCGCTGAGTACGTGCACGCACTCACTGTGCCGAGCAACCTTAATCTGGTGCGCATCAAGCCGCTGCGCGGCACGGCGCTGGTGGTGATGGAGCCGCGTCTGGTCTTCACCGTCATCGACAATTTCTTCGGCGGCGATGGTCGCTTCCATGCGCGTATCGAAGGTCGCGATTTCACGCCGACTGAGAACCGCGTGATCCAGATCGTGCTGACCGAGCTGTTCGCTTCCATGGTGGAAGCCTGGGCGCCCGTGTTGCCGCTGAACTTCGAATACCTCAATTCGGAGATCAACCCGCAGTTCGCCAACATCGTCAGCCCCACCGAAACGGTGGTGGTGTCGAAGTTCCACATCGAACTCGATGGCGGTGGCGGTGAAATTCACCTGACCCTTCCGTACGCGATGGTCGAGCCGATCCGCACGCTGCTTGATGCCGGCGTGCAGAGCGACCGCGTCGATCGTGATCACCGTTGGGCCGAAACGCTGCAGGACGAAGTGATCGATGCCGAGGTGGAGCTGAGTTCGCTCTTGCTTGAAACCCGCCTGAGCATCGGCGAGTTCCTACGCCTTCGTCCGGGCGATGTGATTCCCATCCAACTGCCGGAGTTCAGCACGGTCTTCGCCGAGGACGTGCCGATCTTCCGCGGCATCTATGGCCAGAACAACGGCCGCACTGCTGTTCGCTTCCATGCACAGACCGGCCGCCGCGAAGTGCGCCTGTCGACTGAAACCACCCTGGAGATTGACCCCGCATGA
- a CDS encoding flagellar basal body-associated FliL family protein codes for MAQNEQAESTAAAPKKGTNKVVIFMGVAMLAMAGVTGYLVMNSRNGGHAAAQEEPKVVLSKQEQYLTMDPPFVVNFKDDQSMRFLQVGVSLMSHDAAALAAAKDADPVIRNALVMLFSSQDYTILSDAAGKQKLQAQALDAVRKILEKRLGRPGVEALYFTSFVMQ; via the coding sequence ATGGCTCAGAACGAGCAAGCAGAAAGCACGGCAGCGGCGCCGAAGAAAGGAACGAACAAGGTCGTCATCTTCATGGGCGTGGCCATGCTCGCCATGGCCGGCGTCACCGGTTATCTGGTGATGAATTCACGTAACGGCGGCCACGCCGCTGCGCAGGAAGAACCCAAGGTGGTGCTGTCCAAGCAGGAGCAGTACCTCACGATGGATCCGCCGTTTGTCGTCAACTTCAAGGACGACCAGTCCATGCGCTTCCTGCAGGTGGGTGTGAGCCTGATGTCGCATGACGCTGCTGCGCTGGCCGCTGCCAAGGACGCCGACCCGGTGATCCGCAATGCGCTGGTCATGCTGTTCAGCAGCCAGGACTACACCATCCTCAGCGACGCGGCCGGCAAGCAGAAGTTGCAGGCGCAGGCGTTGGACGCGGTGCGCAAGATTCTCGAGAAGCGCCTGGGTCGTCCGGGCGTGGAAGCGTTGTACTTCACCAGCTTCGTGATGCAGTAA
- the fliI gene encoding flagellar protein export ATPase FliI produces the protein MNAQPGSPRSALWQERLARRRQRAMGARTLTVEGRLRRVVGLTLEAEGCEAPLGARCMVTTADGTELDTEVVGFADERLLLMPVTEMHGVLPNARVRPCARTGGLPVGEALLGRVVGADGVPLDGLGPLDVDEHALLKNAPINPMARKPIDTPLDTGVRAINSLLTVGRGQRLGLFAGSGVGKSTLLGMMTRYTDADVVVVGLIGERGREVKEFVEHTLGPEGRARSVIVAAPADAPPLKRLRGAQYATAIAEWFRDRGQRVLLLMDSITRYAQAQREIALAIGEPPATKGYPPSVFAMLPALVERAGNDAEGRGSITAFYTVLTEGDDYRHDPIADASRAILDGHIVLSRDLAEAGHYPAIDIEASISRVMPAVVQREHLRAAQRFRQVYSAYRQQRDLIAVGAYQKGSDPQVDHAIAMWPKLRDFLQQEVDAPTTLADAIGGLESLTAGGAP, from the coding sequence ATGAACGCGCAGCCGGGCTCGCCGCGTAGCGCGCTGTGGCAGGAACGGCTTGCTCGTCGCCGCCAGCGCGCGATGGGTGCCCGTACATTGACGGTGGAAGGCCGCTTACGTCGCGTGGTGGGCCTCACGCTGGAGGCCGAGGGCTGTGAAGCGCCGCTCGGCGCCCGCTGCATGGTCACCACCGCCGACGGCACCGAACTGGATACCGAAGTCGTCGGTTTCGCCGACGAACGCCTGCTGTTGATGCCCGTGACCGAGATGCACGGCGTGCTGCCCAATGCCCGCGTGCGTCCGTGCGCGCGTACCGGTGGCCTGCCAGTCGGCGAAGCGTTGCTAGGGCGCGTGGTCGGTGCGGATGGCGTGCCGCTCGACGGCCTGGGCCCGCTCGACGTGGACGAGCACGCGTTGCTGAAGAACGCACCGATCAACCCCATGGCGCGCAAGCCCATCGATACGCCGCTCGACACCGGCGTGCGCGCGATCAACTCCCTGCTTACCGTGGGGCGTGGCCAACGTCTGGGCTTGTTCGCCGGTTCGGGCGTGGGTAAATCGACCCTGCTCGGCATGATGACGCGCTACACCGATGCTGACGTAGTGGTCGTGGGCCTGATCGGCGAACGCGGTCGCGAAGTGAAGGAATTTGTCGAACACACGCTGGGTCCGGAAGGCCGGGCCCGCTCGGTGATCGTCGCCGCGCCGGCCGATGCGCCGCCGCTCAAGCGGCTGCGCGGCGCGCAGTACGCCACCGCCATCGCCGAATGGTTCCGCGATCGCGGCCAACGCGTTCTGCTGCTGATGGATTCGATCACCCGCTACGCACAGGCGCAGCGCGAAATCGCACTGGCTATCGGTGAACCGCCGGCCACCAAGGGTTATCCGCCGTCCGTGTTTGCCATGCTGCCCGCGCTGGTGGAGCGTGCCGGCAACGACGCGGAAGGGCGTGGCTCCATCACCGCGTTTTACACCGTGCTCACCGAAGGCGACGACTACCGCCACGATCCCATCGCGGATGCATCGCGTGCGATTCTGGACGGCCACATCGTGCTCTCGCGCGATCTCGCCGAGGCGGGGCACTATCCGGCCATCGACATTGAAGCGTCGATCAGTCGTGTGATGCCTGCCGTGGTACAGCGCGAACACTTGCGCGCCGCGCAGCGTTTCCGCCAGGTCTATTCGGCGTATCGCCAGCAGCGCGACCTGATCGCCGTGGGCGCGTACCAGAAAGGTTCCGACCCCCAAGTGGACCATGCCATCGCCATGTGGCCGAAACTGCGCGACTTCCTGCAGCAGGAAGTGGACGCGCCGACTACGTTGGCCGACGCCATCGGCGGCCTTGAAAGCCTGACTGCCGGAGGCGCGCCGTGA
- a CDS encoding sigma-54 dependent transcriptional regulator yields the protein MGKFDVLVIESDHRRAESVVSALEFLGYRPQRGEDCEMVDEATHAWRAVYVGNVRDEVEAERQFSRLGEASHQAMVLMAADSEWLSRLGADKAANASRIGIIEFPLRYEQLSEAMRGSQAASPRRSEVRLVGSSGPMARVSALVRQVAPFDSSVLVLGDSGTGKEMVARSIHECSSRRDKPFVAINCGAIPAELLESELFGHEKGAFTGAISTRKGRFELAEGGTLFLDEIGDMSLPMQVKLLRVLQERVFERVGSNRTQRCDVRIIAATHRNLEDAISHGQFREDLFYRLSVFPLEMPALRDHLDDLSELVGEFNQRLSRRGLANVRFSAGAMNALHSYAWPGNVRELYNLVERLAILYPHSEVRVSDLPEKYRGQQPIEEVRGAALLSLMTGQSPVLPESMTVVSSESLAMLPEGGLDLKDHLADIEVGLIRQALDVTGGVVAHAAKLLRMQRTTLVEKLRKYGLQPSLQA from the coding sequence ATGGGCAAGTTCGACGTACTGGTGATCGAGTCCGATCACCGCAGGGCGGAGTCGGTCGTTTCGGCGCTGGAATTTCTCGGTTATCGCCCGCAGCGTGGCGAAGATTGCGAGATGGTGGACGAGGCGACGCACGCATGGCGTGCCGTGTATGTGGGCAATGTGCGGGATGAAGTAGAAGCCGAGCGACAGTTTTCGCGATTGGGTGAGGCTTCCCACCAGGCCATGGTGTTGATGGCCGCTGATTCGGAATGGTTGTCCCGCCTTGGCGCAGACAAGGCGGCGAACGCGAGCCGCATCGGCATCATTGAATTTCCGCTGCGCTATGAGCAGCTCTCCGAAGCTATGCGCGGGTCGCAGGCCGCGTCGCCGCGTCGCTCCGAAGTCCGGCTGGTAGGCAGCTCGGGTCCGATGGCCCGCGTCAGCGCACTGGTACGCCAGGTGGCGCCGTTCGATTCCAGCGTGTTGGTGCTGGGCGATTCGGGCACCGGCAAGGAAATGGTGGCGCGCAGCATCCACGAATGCTCGTCGCGTCGCGACAAGCCGTTCGTCGCAATCAATTGCGGCGCTATCCCAGCCGAACTGTTGGAAAGCGAACTGTTCGGTCACGAGAAGGGCGCCTTCACCGGCGCGATCAGTACCCGCAAGGGCCGCTTCGAATTGGCCGAGGGCGGCACGCTGTTCCTCGACGAAATCGGTGACATGAGTTTGCCGATGCAGGTGAAGTTGCTGCGCGTGCTGCAAGAACGCGTGTTCGAGCGCGTGGGCAGCAATCGCACACAGCGCTGCGACGTGCGCATCATCGCCGCCACGCACCGCAACCTTGAAGACGCCATCTCTCACGGGCAGTTCCGTGAAGACCTGTTCTATCGCCTCAGCGTGTTCCCGCTGGAGATGCCCGCGCTGCGCGATCATCTGGACGACCTATCGGAGCTGGTGGGCGAGTTCAACCAGCGCCTGTCACGCCGCGGCCTGGCCAACGTGCGCTTCAGCGCCGGTGCGATGAACGCGCTGCACAGCTATGCATGGCCGGGCAATGTGCGCGAGCTGTACAACCTGGTCGAGCGCCTGGCTATTCTCTATCCGCACAGCGAAGTGCGGGTCAGCGACCTGCCGGAAAAATATCGCGGCCAACAGCCGATCGAGGAAGTTCGCGGCGCGGCGCTGCTGTCGCTGATGACGGGCCAGTCTCCGGTGTTGCCGGAGTCCATGACCGTGGTGTCGAGCGAATCGCTGGCCATGCTGCCGGAAGGCGGGTTGGACCTGAAGGACCATTTGGCCGACATCGAGGTGGGCCTGATCCGTCAAGCGCTTGACGTCACCGGCGGCGTGGTCGCACACGCGGCAAAGCTGCTGCGCATGCAGCGCACCACGTTGGTGGAAAAGCTTCGCAAGTACGGGTTGCAGCCGAGCCTGCAGGCATAA
- a CDS encoding PilZ domain-containing protein codes for MPLSIWPAGQDRTMVRLHFDGCLALPLELVARHAQECDEHHIFAVFEAMDEATCDAIERLVFRHHRRKVAERRQTAF; via the coding sequence TTGCCCCTATCGATCTGGCCTGCAGGGCAAGACCGCACGATGGTGCGGCTGCACTTCGATGGATGCCTGGCATTGCCGCTCGAACTGGTGGCCCGACACGCACAAGAGTGTGATGAGCATCACATTTTTGCCGTGTTTGAGGCCATGGACGAGGCCACATGTGACGCGATTGAGCGGCTGGTGTTCCGCCATCATCGACGTAAAGTGGCAGAGCGCCGACAGACGGCCTTCTAG
- the fliG gene encoding flagellar motor switch protein FliG encodes MGGAQRAAILLLTLGEQDAAEVLKHLSARDVQAVGTAMAGMSNVTREHVEQVLARLNEDMGRHTSLGVGTEEYIRKILVNALGENKAGGLIDRILLGRSSKGLESLKWMESRAIAEMIGQEHPQIIALVLAHLEPDQAAEVIGYLPPRTRSDAVMRIATLDGVQPHALNELDEIMERQFAGGNTKKLKSASVGGLKAAANILNAMETTRENELMAAIRTHDVSLSGRIEELMFVFEDLAELDDRSMQTLLREVPTARLVTALKGAEPGVREKIFGNMSKRAADMLRDDLEVSGPVRLSEVDSAQKEVLAIARKLADSGAINLSGTGDELVA; translated from the coding sequence ATCGGCGGCGCACAGCGCGCGGCCATCCTCCTGCTTACTTTGGGCGAGCAGGACGCGGCCGAAGTGCTCAAGCACCTCAGCGCGCGCGACGTGCAAGCGGTGGGCACGGCCATGGCCGGCATGTCCAACGTGACGCGCGAGCACGTGGAGCAAGTGCTCGCACGCCTCAACGAAGATATGGGGCGTCATACCTCCCTTGGCGTGGGCACCGAGGAATACATCCGCAAGATCCTGGTCAACGCGCTGGGCGAGAACAAGGCCGGTGGCTTGATCGACCGCATTCTTCTTGGCCGTAGCAGCAAGGGCCTGGAATCGCTCAAGTGGATGGAAAGCCGCGCCATTGCCGAAATGATCGGCCAGGAGCATCCGCAGATCATTGCGCTGGTATTGGCGCATCTCGAACCGGATCAGGCGGCTGAAGTCATCGGTTACTTGCCGCCGCGCACCCGCAGCGATGCGGTGATGCGTATCGCCACGCTCGACGGCGTGCAGCCGCACGCCCTCAACGAGCTCGACGAGATCATGGAGCGCCAGTTCGCTGGCGGAAACACCAAGAAACTCAAGTCCGCCAGCGTCGGTGGACTGAAGGCGGCGGCCAACATCCTCAATGCGATGGAAACTACGCGCGAGAACGAACTGATGGCGGCCATCCGCACCCACGACGTTAGCCTCAGTGGCCGCATCGAGGAGCTGATGTTTGTGTTCGAAGACTTGGCCGAGCTCGACGACCGCAGCATGCAGACGCTGCTGCGCGAAGTGCCGACAGCCCGCCTGGTCACCGCACTCAAGGGCGCAGAGCCCGGCGTGCGCGAAAAGATCTTCGGCAATATGTCCAAGCGCGCCGCCGACATGCTGCGCGACGACTTGGAAGTGTCTGGTCCCGTTCGACTCAGCGAAGTCGACTCGGCGCAGAAGGAAGTGCTCGCCATCGCGCGCAAGCTGGCCGATTCCGGCGCGATCAATCTTTCCGGTACGGGTGACGAGCTGGTGGCATGA
- the fliJ gene encoding flagellar export protein FliJ: MKSRANRLQPAADLAHTRQEEAMQRLAEQQQKLAKAEQQLEELEKYRAEYAETQGGVSVSALLNRRQFVERINQVIAQQVNEVARQRRYLDGVRNQWREAHAREQALGTVIDRYREQERKSEERREQAEVDERMQHRRPNRGLSR, translated from the coding sequence GTGAAATCCCGCGCGAACCGCCTGCAGCCCGCTGCCGACCTGGCACACACACGCCAGGAGGAGGCCATGCAACGCCTGGCCGAGCAGCAGCAAAAGCTCGCGAAGGCGGAACAGCAGCTCGAAGAGCTGGAAAAGTACCGGGCCGAGTACGCAGAGACACAAGGTGGCGTGAGCGTGAGTGCCTTGCTCAACCGCCGCCAGTTTGTCGAGCGCATCAATCAGGTCATCGCCCAGCAGGTCAACGAAGTGGCGCGCCAACGCCGATACCTCGACGGTGTCCGCAACCAATGGCGCGAAGCCCACGCGCGCGAACAGGCGCTTGGCACCGTGATCGATCGCTACCGCGAGCAGGAACGAAAGAGCGAGGAACGTCGCGAACAAGCTGAGGTGGACGAGCGCATGCAGCATCGTCGACCGAACCGGGGCTTGTCGCGATGA